The Haloplanus salinarum genome includes a region encoding these proteins:
- a CDS encoding DUF7287 family protein: MNGRGQTTIDFAIGTSVFLVTVAFVVAFVPGIFQPFAEGPQEELASVDRIADTVVHDLLDGGDDTTTLDRECTIYLFNDTDTDPTGTCPFDDSDPLSEQVGLTEGHHVNVTVVGGDPNGGSQNPVCTDGQHVTVSDTDDCTGGVALNAGEPVPSSGASVIGRRVVHVDGTTATVVVRMW; this comes from the coding sequence ATGAACGGGCGCGGACAGACGACCATCGATTTCGCCATCGGGACGAGCGTCTTCCTCGTCACCGTCGCCTTCGTGGTGGCCTTCGTCCCCGGCATCTTCCAGCCGTTCGCCGAGGGCCCCCAGGAGGAACTCGCGAGCGTCGACCGGATCGCCGACACGGTCGTCCACGACCTGCTCGACGGCGGCGACGACACCACCACGCTGGACCGGGAGTGCACTATCTACCTGTTCAACGACACGGACACCGACCCTACCGGCACCTGTCCGTTCGACGATTCGGACCCGCTCTCCGAGCAGGTCGGCCTCACCGAGGGGCACCACGTGAACGTCACCGTCGTCGGCGGAGACCCGAACGGCGGCTCGCAGAACCCGGTCTGTACCGACGGTCAACACGTCACGGTGAGCGACACCGACGACTGCACCGGGGGCGTCGCACTGAACGCGGGCGAACCCGTCCCGTCGAGCGGCGCGTCGGTGATCGGTCGGCGGGTCGTCCACGTCGACGGAACCACCGCGACGGTCGTCGTCAGGATGTGGTGA
- a CDS encoding DUF7288 family protein, with protein MVTVRAQAHTLEAVTAGMILLASVVFALQVTAVTPLSASTSSQHIENQQQSSAVGVLDTARETGALKAAVVHWDDTNGTLHGVSAGAYTTDAEVNETRLGRMLLDTFQSRGVAFNVYVTYTGDTGTVARERFIYRGEPSDNAATATTSLALYDDDPLYDANGTATDTTVNGSSTYGNFVPSRSDTGLYNVVRVEVVVWRM; from the coding sequence GTGGTGACAGTGCGCGCACAGGCACACACGCTCGAAGCCGTCACGGCGGGGATGATCCTGCTCGCGAGCGTCGTCTTCGCGCTGCAGGTGACCGCGGTCACCCCGCTGTCCGCGAGCACGTCGAGCCAACACATCGAGAACCAACAGCAGTCGTCGGCGGTGGGGGTGCTCGATACGGCCCGCGAGACGGGTGCGCTCAAGGCCGCCGTCGTCCACTGGGACGACACGAACGGGACGTTACACGGCGTCTCCGCCGGGGCCTACACGACGGACGCCGAGGTCAACGAGACGCGTCTCGGGCGCATGCTCCTCGATACGTTCCAGTCCCGCGGCGTCGCGTTCAACGTCTACGTCACCTACACCGGCGATACGGGAACCGTCGCCCGGGAGCGGTTCATCTACCGGGGCGAACCCAGCGACAACGCCGCCACGGCCACGACGTCGCTGGCGCTCTACGACGACGACCCGCTGTACGACGCGAACGGGACGGCGACGGACACCACCGTCAACGGGTCGAGCACCTACGGCAACTTCGTCCCGTCGAGGTCGGACACCGGCCTGTACAACGTCGTCAGGGTGGAGGTGGTCGTATGGCGGATGTGA